A window of the Gossypium hirsutum isolate 1008001.06 chromosome A05, Gossypium_hirsutum_v2.1, whole genome shotgun sequence genome harbors these coding sequences:
- the LOC107907392 gene encoding uncharacterized protein isoform X1, which translates to MRDVHFSREKAGKGVVLFFFWMLSLISLSCAARLSVSRQKLQVQNHLNRLNKPAVKTIQSPDGDIIDCVHLSRQPAFDHPFLKDHKIQMRPSYHPEGLFDENKVSDTEKPKKGSNPITQLWHMNGKCPDGTIPIRRTKEEDVLRASSVKRYGRKKHRAIPQPKSADPDLINESGHQHAIAYVEGDKYYGAKATINVWEPKIQQPNEFSLSQLWILGGSFGEDLNSIEAGWQVYACQCKQVSPDLYGDNNTRLFTYWTSDAYQATGCYNLLCSGFIQINSAIAMGASISPVSAYRNSQYDISILVWKDPKEGHWWMQFGNDYVLGYWPSFLFSYLADSASMIEWGGEVVNSEPDGHHTSTQMGSGRFPEEGFGKSSYFRNIQVVDDSNNLKAPKGLGTFTEQSNCYDVQTGSNGDWGHYFYYGGPGKNPNCP; encoded by the exons atgaggGATGTGCATTTTAGCAGAGAGAAGGCAGGAAAAGGAGTGGTGCTATTTTTTTTCTGGATGCTGAGTTTGATCTCGCTATCTTGCGCGGCTAGGCTAAGTGTGTCGAGACAGAAGCTCCAAGTGCAAAACCACTTGAACCGTTTGAACAAACCGGCTGTTAAAACCATCCAG AGTCCGGATGGGGATATTATAGACTGTGTTCACCTCTCTCGTCAGCCAGCTTTTGATCATCCTTTTCTCAAAGACCACAAAATTCAG ATGAGGCCTAGTTACCACCCAGAGGGTCTTTTTGACGAGAACAAGGTCTCTGACACTGAGAAACCCAAAAAGGGCTCGAACCCCATTACTCAGTTGTGGCACATGAATGGTAAATGTCCTGATGGAACCATTCCCATCAGAAGAACTAAGGAAGAAGATGTTTTGAGGGCAAGCTCAGTTAAAAGATATGGTAGGAAGAAGCATAGGGCCATCCCTCAGCCCAAGTCTGCAGATCCCGATCTCATCAATGAAAGTGGTCATCAG CATGCAATAGCATATGTGGAAGGGGATAAGTATTATGGAGCTAAAGCAACCATAAACGTTTGGGAACCCAAAATACAACAGCCTAATGAGTTCAGCTTATCCCAGTTGTGGATTCTGGGAGGTTCTTTTGGTGAAGATCTTAATAGTATTGAAGCTGGTTGGCAG GTGTATGCATGTCAATGCAAGCAGGTTAGCCCAGATCTCTATGGTGACAATAATACAAGACTTTTCACCTATTGGACC AGTGATGCATATCAAGCTACAGGCTGCTACAATCTCCTCTGTTCTGGTTTCATTCAAATTAACAGTGCAATAGCAATGGGAGCAAGCATATCTCCTGTTTCTGCTTATCGAAATTCCCAATATGACATCAGTATACTTGTATGGAAg GATCCTAAGGAAGGGCATTGGTGGATGCAGTTCGGTAATGACTATGTGTTGGGTTATTGGCCTTCCTTCTTATTCTCCTACTTGGCGGACAGTGCTTCGATGATCGAGTGGGGAGGTGAGGTTGTGAATTCAGAACCAGATGGACATCACACTTCCACTCAAATGGGCAGTGGCCGTTTCCCCGAAGAAGGTTTTGGCAAATCTAGTTATTTCAGGAACATACAGGTTGTTGATGACTCCAATAATCTCAAGGCTCCCAAAGGGCTTGGCACCTTTACAGAACAATCAAACTGCTATGATGTACAAACAGGGAGCAACGGGGATTGGGGCCATTACTTTTATTATGGGGGCCCTGGTAAAAACCCCAATTGTCCTTAA
- the LOC107907392 gene encoding uncharacterized protein isoform X2, with product MRDVHFSREKAGKGVVLFFFWMLSLISLSCAARLSVSRQKLQVQNHLNRLNKPAVKTIQSPDGDIIDCVHLSRQPAFDHPFLKDHKIQMRPSYHPEGLFDENKVSDTEKPKKGSNPITQLWHMNGKCPDGTIPIRRTKEEDVLRASSVKRYGRKKHRAIPQPKSADPDLINESGHQHAIAYVEGDKYYGAKATINVWEPKIQQPNEFSLSQLWILGGSFGEDLNSIEAGWQVSPDLYGDNNTRLFTYWTSDAYQATGCYNLLCSGFIQINSAIAMGASISPVSAYRNSQYDISILVWKDPKEGHWWMQFGNDYVLGYWPSFLFSYLADSASMIEWGGEVVNSEPDGHHTSTQMGSGRFPEEGFGKSSYFRNIQVVDDSNNLKAPKGLGTFTEQSNCYDVQTGSNGDWGHYFYYGGPGKNPNCP from the exons atgaggGATGTGCATTTTAGCAGAGAGAAGGCAGGAAAAGGAGTGGTGCTATTTTTTTTCTGGATGCTGAGTTTGATCTCGCTATCTTGCGCGGCTAGGCTAAGTGTGTCGAGACAGAAGCTCCAAGTGCAAAACCACTTGAACCGTTTGAACAAACCGGCTGTTAAAACCATCCAG AGTCCGGATGGGGATATTATAGACTGTGTTCACCTCTCTCGTCAGCCAGCTTTTGATCATCCTTTTCTCAAAGACCACAAAATTCAG ATGAGGCCTAGTTACCACCCAGAGGGTCTTTTTGACGAGAACAAGGTCTCTGACACTGAGAAACCCAAAAAGGGCTCGAACCCCATTACTCAGTTGTGGCACATGAATGGTAAATGTCCTGATGGAACCATTCCCATCAGAAGAACTAAGGAAGAAGATGTTTTGAGGGCAAGCTCAGTTAAAAGATATGGTAGGAAGAAGCATAGGGCCATCCCTCAGCCCAAGTCTGCAGATCCCGATCTCATCAATGAAAGTGGTCATCAG CATGCAATAGCATATGTGGAAGGGGATAAGTATTATGGAGCTAAAGCAACCATAAACGTTTGGGAACCCAAAATACAACAGCCTAATGAGTTCAGCTTATCCCAGTTGTGGATTCTGGGAGGTTCTTTTGGTGAAGATCTTAATAGTATTGAAGCTGGTTGGCAG GTTAGCCCAGATCTCTATGGTGACAATAATACAAGACTTTTCACCTATTGGACC AGTGATGCATATCAAGCTACAGGCTGCTACAATCTCCTCTGTTCTGGTTTCATTCAAATTAACAGTGCAATAGCAATGGGAGCAAGCATATCTCCTGTTTCTGCTTATCGAAATTCCCAATATGACATCAGTATACTTGTATGGAAg GATCCTAAGGAAGGGCATTGGTGGATGCAGTTCGGTAATGACTATGTGTTGGGTTATTGGCCTTCCTTCTTATTCTCCTACTTGGCGGACAGTGCTTCGATGATCGAGTGGGGAGGTGAGGTTGTGAATTCAGAACCAGATGGACATCACACTTCCACTCAAATGGGCAGTGGCCGTTTCCCCGAAGAAGGTTTTGGCAAATCTAGTTATTTCAGGAACATACAGGTTGTTGATGACTCCAATAATCTCAAGGCTCCCAAAGGGCTTGGCACCTTTACAGAACAATCAAACTGCTATGATGTACAAACAGGGAGCAACGGGGATTGGGGCCATTACTTTTATTATGGGGGCCCTGGTAAAAACCCCAATTGTCCTTAA